A DNA window from Streptococcus mutans contains the following coding sequences:
- a CDS encoding ABC transporter permease, translated as MLALVKRNCLLYFRNRSGVVFSLLGALISFILYLVFLKDNIESSWSQIDNTNQLLDTWLIGGTLAITGITTTLSNLSQWTKDKESHVRQDLLITDLGYWPLSLSYIISAALVGFIMQAIMLTIMGTYFYFTDKVTLSWTVLLQLIFIMILNTLISTIINALIVNRIQSVDNLGKLATIFGAASGFLVGTYVPIGALPDTAQTIMKLTPGAYIASLFRQTLMSDTLKDNFSQANAREHFEKMMGIRLNWQNLLTNTDTYYIVIGILVAGVLIFCLQNALRKYQALI; from the coding sequence ATGTTGGCTTTGGTTAAACGTAATTGTTTGCTCTATTTCCGCAATCGCAGCGGTGTGGTTTTCTCACTACTGGGTGCTCTGATTTCTTTTATTCTTTATTTGGTATTTCTAAAGGATAATATTGAATCTTCTTGGTCTCAAATTGACAATACCAATCAACTCTTAGATACATGGCTTATTGGTGGAACCTTAGCTATTACGGGGATTACAACAACCTTATCTAACCTTTCACAATGGACAAAAGACAAAGAAAGTCATGTCCGTCAAGATCTTTTGATTACAGATTTAGGTTATTGGCCTCTTTCTTTAAGTTATATTATCAGCGCTGCTCTTGTTGGTTTTATCATGCAGGCTATTATGCTGACGATTATGGGAACGTATTTCTATTTTACTGATAAAGTAACACTTTCTTGGACTGTTCTTTTGCAGCTTATCTTTATCATGATTTTAAATACACTGATTTCAACCATCATTAATGCTCTGATCGTGAATCGCATTCAATCGGTTGATAATCTTGGGAAACTAGCTACTATTTTTGGAGCTGCCTCTGGATTTCTTGTAGGTACCTATGTTCCAATCGGTGCCCTGCCAGATACAGCGCAAACCATCATGAAGCTGACTCCGGGTGCTTATATCGCTTCTTTATTTAGACAAACCTTAATGTCAGATACTCTTAAAGACAATTTTAGTCAAGCAAATGCTAGAGAGCATTTTGAAAAAATGATGGGGATTCGCTTGAATTGGCAAAATTTATTGACAAATACTGATACTTACTATATAGTGATAGGTATCTTAGTGGCTGGTGTTCTCATCTTTTGTTTACAAAATGCTTTGCGAAAATACCAAGCCCTCATTTAG
- a CDS encoding LytTR family DNA-binding domain-containing protein: protein MVESQFEQDSQISTDSPLVLVKAAEKTSAIQQLLDYISNYQMISSNSIPIKSMDKIMMLKLDDIILVDVNQTTLKIYTLTGVFTTTETLVHFANRLNKSNFIQISKHALINLDHLESLSDSFSGNMMAKLSSNIKSSVSRKYVKGLMTQLGI, encoded by the coding sequence GTGGTAGAAAGTCAATTCGAACAGGATTCACAAATTTCGACTGACAGCCCCCTTGTCTTAGTCAAGGCGGCGGAAAAGACAAGTGCTATTCAACAGTTGTTGGATTATATCAGCAACTATCAGATGATATCTAGTAATTCTATTCCTATCAAAAGTATGGATAAAATTATGATGTTGAAGCTAGATGACATTATTTTAGTTGATGTAAATCAGACGACACTTAAAATTTATACTTTAACGGGTGTATTTACCACGACTGAGACCTTGGTTCATTTTGCCAATCGTCTGAATAAATCTAACTTTATTCAAATTTCCAAACATGCCCTGATTAATCTTGACCATCTGGAATCTCTGTCAGACAGTTTTTCGGGGAACATGATGGCAAAGTTAAGCAGTAATATCAAATCAAGCGTCAGTCGCAAGTATGTTAAAGGTTTAATGACTCAGCTGGGCATTTAG
- a CDS encoding YgjV family protein, producing MLFSALGAFCLAYSSFTKEKQHMLLWQISDYIFTIIANLLLGGYTGALTISVSIVRNALILKKKNTKVITICLVLIQIALGTYVNNLGLVGYLPIISSVSYTLTTFLTSKMQFLRWLIIENMSLWFIYDLTINAYPTVCMDILIILSTLLALYKHRKKAGHSL from the coding sequence ATGCTTTTTTCAGCCCTCGGTGCTTTTTGCCTCGCTTATTCTTCTTTTACTAAAGAGAAACAGCACATGCTACTTTGGCAAATCAGCGACTATATTTTTACGATTATTGCTAATCTTTTACTGGGTGGCTATACAGGCGCCCTAACCATTAGTGTTTCCATCGTCAGAAATGCACTTATTCTTAAGAAAAAGAATACAAAAGTTATTACCATCTGTTTAGTCCTCATTCAAATTGCTTTAGGTACTTATGTGAATAACTTGGGCTTAGTCGGTTACTTGCCCATTATTTCTTCTGTCTCTTACACTTTGACAACCTTTTTAACATCCAAAATGCAATTTTTGCGCTGGTTGATTATTGAAAACATGTCTCTCTGGTTCATTTATGACCTCACTATCAACGCCTACCCTACTGTTTGCATGGATATTTTGATCATTCTCTCAACACTGCTGGCTTTATATAAACATCGAAAAAAAGCAGGACATTCCTTGTGA
- a CDS encoding ABC transporter ATP-binding protein: MILKTQDLTKTYGQHIAVNHVNLEIEKGSFTAILGPNGAGKSSTIQMLIGLSQPDSGSVHYAQEIKIGVVFQNSVLDEMLTVKENLQIRACQYKQVASGKVEELIDQLGLTNFSHQQYGSLSGGQKRRVDIARALLNNPDILFLDEPTTGLDIQTREAIWDLLNLLQEKQKMTVVLTTHYLDEADSADQVYIVDHGQIIAQGTANQIKGKYAKNILKLQTGNIDPLLDYLRDDSLIEKVNEGEIILKPETAQSALDIINDCRDLIDNFEFRSGTMDDAFIALTGREVR, translated from the coding sequence ATGATACTTAAAACACAAGATCTTACTAAAACTTATGGTCAACATATTGCCGTCAACCATGTTAACTTAGAAATTGAAAAAGGAAGTTTTACGGCTATCCTTGGTCCTAACGGTGCTGGTAAATCTTCTACCATTCAAATGCTGATTGGGCTATCACAGCCAGATTCAGGGAGTGTTCATTATGCTCAAGAAATTAAAATCGGTGTTGTTTTCCAAAACAGTGTCTTAGATGAAATGTTAACGGTTAAGGAAAATTTACAAATTCGTGCTTGTCAGTATAAGCAAGTTGCTTCTGGGAAAGTCGAAGAGTTGATTGACCAATTAGGTTTGACCAATTTTAGCCATCAACAATATGGAAGCCTATCAGGAGGGCAAAAACGGCGTGTTGATATCGCGCGTGCTCTGCTAAACAATCCAGACATTCTCTTTTTGGATGAGCCGACAACAGGTCTTGATATTCAAACGAGAGAAGCTATCTGGGACTTGCTGAATTTGCTTCAGGAAAAGCAAAAAATGACGGTTGTTCTGACAACACATTATTTGGATGAAGCAGACAGTGCTGATCAGGTTTATATTGTTGATCATGGTCAAATTATTGCCCAAGGAACAGCCAATCAAATTAAGGGAAAATATGCTAAAAACATTCTCAAACTACAAACAGGAAATATTGATCCTTTACTTGATTATCTGAGAGATGATTCCTTGATTGAAAAGGTCAATGAAGGAGAAATCATTTTAAAACCTGAAACAGCTCAATCGGCTTTAGATATTATTAATGATTGTCGTGATTTGATTGATAATTTTGAATTTCGCTCTGGCACAATGGATGATGCTTTTATAGCCTTAACTGGACGGGAGGTACGTTAA